A region from the Tahibacter amnicola genome encodes:
- a CDS encoding alpha/beta hydrolase family protein: MSRRVSAITLALLLLAGCHSPSPSPPTPSDAPASSAQAPATLAQARRGFATALTQRTSAQRPAPTPPAGIFTTIRYPSPAGNLVGYLTPDPGDGQRHPAIIWITGGDNNTIGDVWSEAAPDNDQTAAAYRKAGIVMLFPSQRGGNDHAGPKEGFLGEVDDVIAAAEFLAAQPWVDPARIYLGGHSTGGTLALLTAETTDRFRAVFAFGPVADIVEYGARHVPADLGQARERALRSPLYWLDSIRSPTFVIEGEEGNRDALDQMTARNRNLNNRFLLVKGTDHFATLAPINALIAQKILADTGARSTLTLSQAEVAAPFAR, from the coding sequence GTGTCTCGTCGTGTTTCCGCCATCACCCTGGCGCTGTTGCTGCTCGCCGGTTGCCATTCTCCGTCACCCTCGCCGCCCACGCCGTCGGATGCGCCGGCGTCCAGCGCACAGGCCCCTGCGACGCTGGCGCAGGCGCGCCGCGGGTTTGCGACAGCGCTGACGCAACGCACGTCCGCGCAACGTCCGGCACCAACGCCGCCGGCCGGAATCTTCACCACAATCCGGTATCCCTCGCCCGCCGGCAACCTGGTCGGCTACCTCACGCCCGATCCCGGCGACGGCCAGCGCCACCCGGCCATCATCTGGATCACCGGCGGTGACAACAACACGATCGGCGACGTGTGGAGCGAGGCCGCGCCCGACAATGACCAGACCGCCGCCGCCTACCGGAAGGCCGGAATTGTCATGCTGTTTCCCTCCCAGCGCGGCGGCAATGACCATGCAGGGCCGAAGGAAGGCTTCCTGGGCGAAGTCGACGATGTGATCGCTGCGGCCGAATTTCTCGCCGCGCAACCGTGGGTCGATCCGGCACGCATCTACCTGGGCGGCCACAGCACGGGCGGCACGCTGGCCCTGCTGACGGCAGAGACGACAGACCGTTTTCGCGCCGTTTTCGCCTTCGGTCCGGTGGCGGACATCGTCGAGTACGGCGCGCGCCATGTGCCGGCGGATCTCGGACAGGCTCGGGAGCGGGCCTTGCGTTCACCGCTGTACTGGCTTGACTCGATTCGCTCGCCCACGTTCGTGATCGAAGGCGAGGAAGGCAATCGCGACGCGCTCGACCAGATGACGGCGCGCAACCGCAATCTAAACAATCGTTTCCTCCTGGTGAAAGGTACCGACCATTTCGCGACGCTGGCGCCGATCAATGCGCTGATTGCGCAGAAGATTCTGGCCGACACCGGGGCCCGGTCCACGCTCACGCTCAGCCAGGCGGAAGTTGCCGCGCCGTTCGCCCGATAG
- the thpR gene encoding RNA 2',3'-cyclic phosphodiesterase, with translation MSRPSSSAARRLFFALWPTPPVRVALAEVVDDLRRRCTGGGRWVRPARFHVTLQFLGDFAADCSERALSDAVAAGDAVTMMPFALSFDHVARFSRHRAPWWLGVTQTPEPLNRLWTDLGAALRQRGLRVECGPYVPHLTIRRDPPGDPPAVPVAPVTWPVDHFVLIDSQLAQDTAYVEIARWPR, from the coding sequence ATGTCCAGGCCATCGTCATCTGCCGCGCGTCGACTGTTTTTTGCGTTGTGGCCGACGCCGCCGGTGCGCGTCGCGCTGGCCGAGGTGGTCGACGACCTGCGTCGTCGTTGCACCGGTGGTGGTCGCTGGGTGAGGCCGGCGCGCTTCCATGTCACGTTGCAATTCCTCGGCGATTTTGCGGCCGATTGCAGCGAGCGCGCCCTGAGCGACGCAGTGGCCGCAGGCGATGCCGTGACCATGATGCCGTTCGCGTTGTCGTTCGATCATGTGGCGCGGTTTTCCAGGCACCGCGCGCCGTGGTGGCTAGGTGTCACGCAGACACCGGAACCGCTCAATCGCTTATGGACCGACCTGGGCGCTGCTCTGCGCCAGCGCGGTCTGCGCGTGGAATGCGGGCCCTATGTGCCGCACCTTACGATCCGGCGCGATCCGCCCGGTGATCCGCCGGCCGTGCCAGTGGCACCCGTGACCTGGCCGGTCGATCATTTCGTTCTCATCGATAGCCAGCTCGCGCAGGACACTGCCTATGTGGAGATCGCGCGTTGGCCGCGCTGA
- a CDS encoding pectate lyase family protein, which produces MRARPLSLILGLALAHAGAAVALPAFPGAQGFGAVATGGRGGQVIKVTTLNPSGPGSLQAALNTPGPRIIVFAVSGVIDGRSLPDATFWIPHGDVTIAGQTASALGRGITLYGHLYTEWPETTGNIILRHVRVRPPTPAGGGQSPSNQHDAIQFSAARRVMIDHVDVTHGADEQMDFFTGAQEVTVQWSMIGFGLIDVGDGQHNFGIINGPGGGRFSVHHNFFVHNRNRSPAIADGPAESINNLVYNFREGFVHNNPASGQFNLIGNHFRTGPNATTTPLWFDPEENSLPSGYHVADNYLDRPGNFVGRIDNPFADNFGSNGSTLVNFREEYTFYCCGIHAGLAANPAPFNYSGNTGYVPVATQANATAAGAVFDRAGAYPRDQVATAARTEYTARSGSWGNRFLDSSQWMTGLPAPSAPPVDTDNDGMPNAWETAHGLNPSVNDAALVRPSGYTAIEEYINELADSLTGPVDAIFANGFQ; this is translated from the coding sequence ATGCGGGCGCGTCCGCTTTCACTCATCCTGGGATTGGCCCTGGCCCATGCGGGCGCGGCGGTGGCGCTGCCGGCCTTTCCCGGCGCGCAAGGTTTTGGCGCCGTGGCAACCGGTGGTCGCGGCGGCCAGGTGATCAAGGTCACCACACTCAATCCGAGTGGACCTGGCAGCCTGCAGGCTGCACTCAATACACCCGGCCCGCGCATCATCGTGTTTGCCGTCTCGGGCGTCATTGACGGACGCAGCCTGCCGGACGCGACGTTCTGGATTCCCCACGGCGATGTCACCATCGCCGGCCAGACCGCCAGCGCGCTGGGACGCGGCATCACGCTGTATGGCCACCTCTACACCGAGTGGCCGGAAACAACCGGCAACATCATCCTGCGGCACGTCCGCGTACGCCCACCCACGCCGGCCGGGGGCGGCCAGAGCCCCTCGAACCAGCACGACGCCATCCAGTTTTCCGCCGCGCGCCGCGTGATGATCGATCATGTCGACGTCACCCACGGCGCCGACGAACAGATGGACTTTTTCACCGGCGCACAGGAAGTGACCGTGCAGTGGTCCATGATCGGCTTCGGGCTTATCGACGTGGGCGACGGCCAGCACAATTTCGGCATCATCAACGGCCCGGGCGGCGGCCGTTTCTCGGTGCACCACAATTTCTTCGTGCACAACCGCAACCGGAGCCCCGCCATCGCCGATGGCCCGGCCGAGTCGATCAACAACCTCGTGTACAACTTCCGCGAGGGTTTCGTACACAACAATCCCGCATCGGGACAGTTCAACCTCATCGGCAACCACTTCCGCACCGGCCCCAATGCGACGACCACTCCGTTGTGGTTCGATCCGGAAGAGAATTCCCTGCCTTCCGGATATCACGTCGCCGACAACTATCTCGATCGCCCCGGCAATTTCGTGGGCCGCATCGACAACCCGTTTGCCGACAACTTCGGCAGCAACGGCAGCACGCTTGTCAACTTCCGCGAGGAGTACACGTTTTATTGCTGCGGCATCCATGCCGGCCTGGCCGCCAACCCCGCACCATTCAACTACAGCGGCAACACCGGCTACGTCCCGGTGGCCACGCAGGCGAATGCGACCGCCGCGGGCGCCGTGTTTGACCGTGCCGGTGCGTATCCGCGCGATCAGGTCGCGACGGCGGCACGGACCGAATACACCGCGCGCTCGGGCAGCTGGGGCAATCGCTTCCTGGACAGCAGCCAATGGATGACCGGCCTGCCCGCGCCGTCGGCGCCGCCGGTGGATACGGATAACGACGGCATGCCTAACGCCTGGGAGACCGCCCACGGCCTGAACCCCTCGGTCAACGACGCGGCCCTCGTCCGCCCGTCGGGCTATACCGCCATCGAGGAATACATCAATGAACTGGCCGATTCCCTGACTGGACCGGTCGACGCCATCTTCGCCAACGGTTTCCAGTAA
- a CDS encoding DUF4893 domain-containing protein → MRPFHQIVLSLLLPVVMAPALAQSPDAAYPVRDEHRERITHWRIVVDQVNADPGIPRSDGEGKAVVEELLAAKAEKPSRADLLGDWRVRSIQGTRYGIFTYPYFKARIAERDGRLFFEKTSGSQRRSGYLHAPEHGGPEWIFTGGASVNDDPQVSYSLDSGATSAQDSDSVGVLWKVDDQLIMVLDARGDDYEIYQLKRP, encoded by the coding sequence ATGCGCCCGTTCCACCAGATCGTTCTTTCGCTCCTTCTTCCGGTCGTCATGGCACCGGCCCTGGCGCAATCGCCGGATGCGGCATATCCGGTGAGAGACGAACACCGCGAACGGATTACCCACTGGCGCATCGTGGTCGACCAGGTGAACGCGGACCCGGGTATTCCCAGGTCCGACGGAGAAGGCAAGGCCGTGGTCGAGGAACTGCTGGCCGCGAAAGCCGAAAAGCCGTCCCGTGCCGATCTCCTCGGCGACTGGCGGGTCCGTTCGATCCAGGGCACCCGCTACGGCATCTTCACCTACCCGTATTTCAAGGCGCGCATCGCCGAGCGAGACGGCCGCCTGTTTTTCGAAAAGACCAGCGGCTCGCAGCGCCGCAGCGGCTACCTGCACGCGCCGGAACACGGCGGGCCGGAATGGATCTTCACCGGCGGCGCCAGCGTCAACGACGACCCTCAGGTCAGCTACAGTCTCGATAGCGGCGCGACGTCGGCCCAGGACAGCGATTCCGTCGGCGTCCTTTGGAAGGTGGACGACCAGCTCATCATGGTGCTGGATGCGCGCGGCGACGACTACGAGATCTACCAGCTCAAGCGCCCCTGA
- a CDS encoding DUF4394 domain-containing protein encodes MARSADPIIAYAVNLRSRNLVSFDLATPALTTTIAPQARDIYAGDFFGGDFSRLHVIDNATSQLMTLDTTTGAESLVAALTRPPGTALWTGMAADAVSGRVYVTLIDESGETTTLATIDPATGAASVIGIVSPATLVIDIAASATGDLYGVDIDNDSLIRIDKRSGFATVIGPLGFDANFAQDLDFDERDNVLYMASHAGNGDGTLRRVDLGTGHATTIGRIGTSGQYDAFAIARAGVCTQDIDVPWLSISATAGVVGPGDSDSVTVQVDSAGLADGGHAATLCLRTSDAGRGLTPIPVYLHVGDNVFRDGFE; translated from the coding sequence ATGGCGCGGAGCGCCGACCCGATCATCGCCTACGCTGTCAATCTGCGCAGCCGCAATCTCGTGTCGTTCGACCTGGCCACGCCCGCGTTGACAACCACGATTGCACCCCAGGCGCGCGACATTTACGCGGGTGACTTTTTCGGCGGCGACTTTTCCCGCCTGCATGTCATCGACAACGCGACCAGCCAGCTGATGACGCTGGATACGACGACGGGTGCCGAATCCCTTGTCGCCGCGCTCACGCGCCCACCGGGAACGGCCCTATGGACGGGAATGGCGGCCGATGCCGTGAGCGGAAGGGTCTATGTAACGCTGATTGATGAAAGCGGCGAGACCACGACGCTCGCGACAATCGATCCGGCGACTGGCGCAGCCAGCGTCATCGGGATCGTTTCGCCGGCGACGTTGGTGATCGATATCGCGGCCAGCGCGACGGGCGACCTGTATGGCGTGGATATCGACAACGACTCGCTGATCCGCATCGACAAGCGTTCGGGTTTCGCCACCGTAATCGGGCCACTGGGCTTTGACGCCAACTTCGCGCAGGACCTGGATTTCGACGAGCGGGACAATGTGCTCTACATGGCATCGCACGCCGGTAATGGCGACGGCACGCTGCGCCGCGTGGATCTGGGGACAGGCCACGCCACGACGATCGGTCGCATCGGGACGAGCGGCCAGTACGACGCGTTTGCCATCGCCCGCGCGGGTGTCTGCACGCAGGATATCGACGTGCCCTGGTTATCGATCAGTGCGACCGCTGGCGTCGTCGGGCCCGGTGACAGCGACAGCGTGACCGTGCAGGTCGATAGCGCGGGGCTGGCCGACGGCGGTCATGCGGCGACGCTCTGCCTGCGCACGAGCGATGCCGGCCGGGGCCTGACCCCGATTCCGGTCTACCTGCATGTCGGCGACAACGTGTTTCGCGACGGCTTCGAATAG
- the dusB gene encoding tRNA dihydrouridine synthase DusB: MRIGSHDISPPLILAPMAGVTDKPFRQLCKRMGAGLAVSEMTTSDPRLWNTRKSLHRMDHVGEPAPISVQIAGYDPAMLADAARYNVEHGAQIIDINMGCPAKKVCNVYAGSALLQDEPLVERIVTAVVKAVDVPVTLKIRTGWNRANRNGVTIARIAENAGIAALAVHGRTRADLYEGDAEYETIAAIKQAVRIPVLANGDIDSPAKAREVLRLTGADGLLIGRAAQGRPWIFREVAHYLQTGQILATPPPDEVCRILLGHLDALHAFYGEVQGVRIARKHLGWYAKDRPENAAFRTVVNRAESAAEQIRLTREYFASLQAPGALAA; encoded by the coding sequence ATGCGCATTGGTTCCCATGACATCTCGCCGCCACTAATCCTGGCCCCTATGGCCGGGGTCACGGACAAACCCTTCCGTCAGCTGTGCAAGCGCATGGGCGCGGGACTGGCCGTTTCCGAGATGACCACGAGCGACCCGCGCTTGTGGAATACGCGTAAATCGCTGCACCGTATGGACCACGTCGGCGAACCGGCGCCGATCAGCGTGCAGATTGCCGGCTATGACCCGGCGATGCTCGCCGATGCGGCGCGCTACAACGTCGAGCACGGCGCCCAGATCATCGATATCAACATGGGCTGCCCGGCCAAAAAAGTGTGCAATGTATACGCCGGCAGTGCGCTGCTGCAGGATGAGCCCCTGGTCGAGCGCATCGTGACGGCCGTCGTCAAGGCAGTCGACGTACCGGTGACGCTGAAGATCCGCACCGGCTGGAACCGCGCCAACCGCAACGGCGTCACGATTGCGCGGATCGCCGAGAACGCCGGCATTGCAGCCCTGGCCGTACACGGTCGCACCCGCGCCGATCTGTACGAGGGTGACGCCGAATACGAAACGATTGCCGCGATCAAGCAGGCCGTACGCATCCCGGTGCTTGCCAATGGTGATATCGATTCCCCCGCCAAGGCGCGCGAGGTGCTGCGACTCACGGGCGCCGATGGCCTGCTGATCGGCCGCGCGGCGCAGGGCCGACCGTGGATTTTCCGCGAAGTCGCCCATTACCTGCAGACCGGCCAGATACTCGCCACGCCCCCGCCGGACGAGGTCTGTCGCATCCTCCTGGGCCATCTGGACGCGCTGCACGCCTTCTACGGCGAAGTGCAAGGCGTGCGCATCGCGCGCAAACACCTGGGCTGGTACGCAAAGGACCGCCCCGAGAACGCTGCGTTCCGGACAGTCGTCAACCGCGCCGAATCGGCTGCGGAACAGATCCGGCTCACCCGCGAGTACTTCGCCTCGCTCCAGGCACCGGGCGCGCTGGCCGCGTGA